One Catharus ustulatus isolate bCatUst1 chromosome 2, bCatUst1.pri.v2, whole genome shotgun sequence genomic window carries:
- the AKAP17A gene encoding LOW QUALITY PROTEIN: A-kinase anchor protein 17A (The sequence of the model RefSeq protein was modified relative to this genomic sequence to represent the inferred CDS: substituted 1 base at 1 genomic stop codon) yields MAAATIVHDTSEAVELCAPCGLYLKPITKMTISVALPQLKQPGKSISNWEVMERLKGMVQTHQFSTLRISKSTMDFIRFEGEVENKSLVKSFLACLDGKTIKLSGFSDILKVRAAEYKIDFPTRHDWDSFFRDAKDMNETLPGERPDTIHLEGLPCKWFAAKETGSEKPSEEVLIKVFQKFGEIRNVDIPMLDPYREEMTGRNFHTFSFGGHLNFEAYVQYREYAGFIEAMNALRGMKLMYKGDDGKAVACNIKVSFDSTKHLSDASIKKRQLERQKLQELEKQREEQKRKEKEAEEKQKEEERKQRELEEYERERKREEKLRKREQKQKDREVRRNKKQLEKLQAEEQRKLQEKIKLEERKLLLAQRNLQSIRLIAELLSRAKTVKLLEQEQNEEKICLQQLEERRRLQEAELKRVEEEKERALGLQRKEKELREKLLNNLLSKKMDAVNQNKEETETSQTDVLKSPSAAPHTVSSSCITSTSGQAVTGKLAPGSQTEVASPESVNTQCKYLNGSIHDKVHVKEGQNLHATNSERCSDKRGSGVLPCVPTNNQDQKSLSSCDQNPCKKDSHCEQDRRGTETRRRKSRSCSSINSDESKGRRESSRHRRDLSYRDEKHRKDRRHYRRSSRSYSPRRSRTPRRRSASPRRSRYRRTRSRERRRDRRERSRSRRSVSRRRRHRRXSLNEKGVLGVGSGGLGSFERLWWDKRATKLETRPHGCDCYRKNTIVSTSS; encoded by the exons atgGCTGCTGCAACAATAGTTCATGATACATCAGAAGCTGtagagctctgtgctccctgtgggTTATACCTTAAACCCATTACAAAAATGACCATCAGTGTGGCACTTCCTCAGCTGAAGCAACCAGGAAAATCCATTTCGAACTGGGAAGTGATGGAAAGATTGAAGGGCATGGTGCAAACTCATCAGTTTTCCACTCTGCGGATTTCTAAAAGCACAATGGATTTCATTCGGTTTGAAGGAGAGGTCGAGAACAAAAGTTTGGTTAAATCTTTCCTGGCGTGCCTTGATGGCAAAACAATAAAGCTGAGCGGCTtctctgacattttaaaagtgcGTGCTGCGGAATACAAGATTGACTTTCCTACCAGACACGACTGGGACTCATTTTTCCGTGATGCAAAAGATATGAACGAAACCTTGCCTGGGGAAAGACCGGATACTATTCACTTGGAGGGTTTGCCTTGTAAGTGGTTTGCAGCAAAGGAGACTGGCTCGGAAAAGCCAAGTGAAGAAGTCCTTATAAAAGTTTTCCAGAAATTTGGAGAAATCCGTAACGTGGACATACCCATGCTGGACCCTTACAGAGAAGAAATGACTGGCAGGAATTTCCACACTTTCAGCTTTGGAGGCCATTTAAACTTTGAAGCGTATGTTCAGTACCGAGAGTATGCAGGATTCATCGAGGCCATGAATGCCCTGCGAGGGATGAAACTGATGTACAAGGGCGATGATGGCAAAGCGGTGGCTTGCAATATAAAG GTTTCTTTTGACTCAACAAAACACCTCAGTGATGCATCAATTAAGAAGCGCCAACttgaaaggcagaagcttcaAGAGCttgaaaagcaaagagaagaacaaaaacgtaaagagaaagaagctgaggaaaaacaaaaagaagaggaaag GAAGCAGAGAGAGCTTGAAGAATAcgagagagagagaaaaagagaagagaagttgcgcaagagagaacagaaacagaaagacCGTGAAGTTCGACGGAACAAAAAGCAACTTGAAAAGCTTCAAGCTGAAGAACAGAGAAAGCTTCAAGAGAAGATAAAGCTAGAAGAAAGGAAGCTCCTGTTAGCTCAGAGAAATCTTCAGTCCATTAGATTAATTGCAGAACTGCTAAGCAGAGCAAAG ACAGTAAAGCTTTTGGAGCAAGAGCAGAATGAAGAAAAGATTTGTCTTCAGCAGCTAGAGGAGAGACGAAGGCTCCAGGAGGCTGAGCTTAAACgtgtggaagaggaaaaagagagagcaCTGGgtttgcagagaaaagaaaaggaactgaGGGAGAAACTACTGAACAATCTTCTGAGCAAGAAAATGGATGCAGTTAatcaaaacaaagaagaaactgaaacatCTCAGACTGATGTGCTGAAAAGCCCTAGTGCTGCTCCCCACACTGTGTCATCCAGCTGCATCACGTCTACCTCAGGACAGGCTGTTACAGGCAAACTGGCTCCTGGCTCTCAAACAGAAGTAGCATCCCCTGAAAGTGTAAACACTCAATGCAAGTACTTAAATGGCAGCATTCATGACAAAGTTCATGTCAAAGAAGGTCAGAATCTTCATGCTACAAACTCTGAGAGGTGTTCTGACAAAAGAGGTTCGGGGGTACTTCCATGTGTTCCCACCAATAACCAGGACCAGAAGAGCCTCTCTAGCTGTGACCAGAACCCTTGCAAGAAGGACTCGCACTGTGAGCAGGACAGACGCGGAACAGAGACACGGAGAAGAAAGAGCCGTTCATGTAGCAGCATAAACAGTGATGAGAGTAAGGGTAGGCgggagagcagcaggcacagaagAGATTTGAGTTACCGGGAtgaaaagcacaggaaagacaGGAGGCACTACAGACGCTCCAGCAGAAGCTACAGCCCTCGGCGGAGCCGCACTCCTCGGCGAAGGAGTGCAAGCCCCCGACGTTCCCGATACAGGAGGACGCGCAGTAGGGAGCGTAGGCGggacaggagggagaggagtCGTAGTCGCAGAAGTGTCAGCAGGCGACGAAGGCACCGGAGGTGATCACTGAATGAGAAAGGAGTACTTGGAGTGGGTAGTGGAGGCCTTGGCTCCTTTGAAAGGCTGTGGTGGGACAAAAGGGCCACAAAATTGGAAACCAGACCTCATGGGTGTGACTGCTATAGAAAAAACACAATTGTTTCAACCAGTTCTTAG